A genomic segment from Nicotiana sylvestris chromosome 1, ASM39365v2, whole genome shotgun sequence encodes:
- the LOC104220509 gene encoding acetolactate synthase 1, chloroplastic: MAAAAPSPSSSAFSKTLSPSSSTSSTLLPRSTFPFPHHPHKTTPPPLHLTHTHIHIHSQRRRFTISNVISTNQKVSQTEKTETFVSRFAPDEPRKGSDVLVEALEREGVTDVFAYPGGASMEIHQALTRSSIIRNVLPRHEQGGVFAAEGYARATGFPGVCIATSGPGATNLVSGLADALLDSVPIVAITGQVPRRMIGTDAFQETPIVEVTRSITKHNYLVMDVEDIPRVVREAFFLARSGRPGPILIDVPKDIQQQLVIPDWDQPMRLPGYMSRLPKLPNEMLLEQIVRLISESKKPVLYVGGGCSQSSEDLRRFVELTGIPVASTLMGLGAFPTGDELSLSMLGMHGTVYANYAVDSSDLLLAFGVRFDDRVTGKLEAFASRAKIVHIDIDSAEIGKNKQPHVSICADIKLALQGLNSILESKEGKLKLDFSAWRQELTEQKVKHPLNFKTFGDAIPPQYAIQVLDELTNGNAIISTGVGQHQMWAAQYYKYRKPRQWLTSGGLGAMGFGLPAAIGAAVGRPDEVVVDIDGDGSFIMNVQELATIKVENLPVKIMLLNNQHLGMVVQWEDRFYKANRAHTYLGNPSNEAEIFPNMLKFAEACGVPAARVTHRDDLRAAIQKMLDTPGPYLLDVIVPHQEHVLPMIPSGGAFKDVITEGDGRSSY, from the coding sequence ATGGCGGCGGCGGCTCCATCTCCCTCTTCTTCCGCTTTCTCCAAAACCCTATCGCCTTCCTCCTCCACATCCTCCACCCTCCTCCCTAGATCAACCTTCCCTTTCCCCCACCACCCCCACAAGACCACCCCACCACCCCTCCACCTCACCCACACTCACATTCACATTCACAGCCAACGCCGTCGTTTCACCATATCCAATGTCATTTCCACTAACCAAAAAGTTTCCCAGACCGAAAAAACCGAAACTTTCGTTTCCCGTTTTGCTCCTGACGAACCCAGAAAGGGTTCCGACGTTCTCGTGGAGGCTCTCGAAAGAGAAGGGGTTACGGACGTCTTTGCGTACCCAGGTGGCGCTTCCATGGAGATTCACCAAGCTTTGACCCGTTCAAGCATCATCCGCAACGTGCTGCCACGTCACGAGCAGGGCGGTGTCTTCGCCGCTGAGGGTTACGCACGCGCCACCGGATTTCCCGGCGTTTGCATTGCCACCTCTGGCCCCGGCGCCACCAATCTCGTCAGCGGCCTCGCTGACGCGCTACTGGATAGCGTCCCCATTGTTGCTATAACAGGTCAAGTGCCACGTAGGATGATAGGTACTGATGCTTTTCAGGAAACTCCTATTGTTGAGGTAACTAGATCGATTACCAAGCATAATTATCTCGTTATGGACGTAGAGGATATTCCTAGGGTTGTACGTGAAGCTTTTTTCCTCGCGAGATCGGGCCGGCCTGGCCCTATTTTGATTGATGTACCTAAGGATATTCAGCAACAATTGGTGATACCTGACTGGGATCAGCCAATGAGGTTACCTGGTTACATGTCTAGGTTGCCTAAATTGCCCAATGAGATGCTTTTAGAACAAATTGTTAGGCTTATTTCTGAGTCAAAGAAGCCTGTTTTGTATGTGGGGGGTGGGTGTTCGCAATCGAGTGAGGACTTGAGACGATTCGTGGAGCTCACGGGTATCCCCGTGGCAAGTACTTTGATGGGTCTTGGAGCTTTTCCAACTGGGGATGAGCTTTCCCTTTCAATGTTGGGTATGCATGGTACTGTTTATGCTAATTATGCTGTGGACAGTAGTGATTTGTTGCTCGCATTTGGGGTGAGGTTTGATGATAGAGTTACTGGAAAGTTAGAAGCTTTTGCTAGCCGAGCAAAAATTGTTCACATTGATATTGATTCAGCTGAGATTGGAAAGAACAAGCAGCCTCATGTTTCCATTTGTGCAGATATCAAGTTGGCGTTACAGGGTTTGAATTCGATACTGGAGAGTAAGGAAGGTAAACTGAAGTTGGATTTTTCTGCTTGGAGGCAGGAGTTGACGGAGCAGAAAGTGAAGCACCCATTGAACTTTAAAACTTTTGGTGATGCAATTCCTCCGCAATATGCTATCCAGGTTCTAGATGAGTTAACTAATGGGAATGCTATTATAAGTACTGGTGTGGGGCAACACCAGATGTGGGCTGCTCAATACTATAAGTACAGAAAGCCACGCCAATGGTTGACATCTGGTGGATTAGGAGCAATGGGATTTGGTTTGCCCGCTGCTATTGGTGCGGCTGTTGGAAGACCGGATGAAGTTGTGGTTGACATTGATGGTGATGGCAGTTTCATCATGAATGTGCAGGAGCTTGCAACAATTAAGGTGGAGAATCTCCCAGTTAAGATTATGTTACTGAATAATCAACACTTGGGAATGGTGGTTCAATGGGAGGATCGGTTCTATAAGGCTAACAGAGCACACACATACCTGGGGAATCCTTCTAATGAGGCGGAGATCTTTCCTAATATGCTGAAATTTGCAGAGGCTTGTGGCGTACCTGCTGCAAGAGTGACACATAGGGATGATCTTAGAGCTGCCATTCAGAAGATGTTAGACACTCCTGGGCCATACTTGTTGGATGTGATTGTACCTCATCAGGAACATGTTTTACCTATGATTCCCAGTGGCGGAGCTTTCAAAGATGTGATCACAGAGGGTGACGGGAGAAGTTCCTATTGA
- the LOC104220508 gene encoding ras-related protein RABA2a — protein MARRAEEEYDYLFKIVLIGDSGVGKSNLLSRFTRNEFLLESKSTIGVEFATRTLQVEGRTVKAQIWDTAGQERYRAITSAYYRGALGALLVYDVTKPTTFENVSRWLKELRDHADSNIVIMLIGNKTDLKHLRAVDTEDAQSFAEKEGLSFIETSALEATNVEKAFQTILSEIYRIISKKPLSSEEPATANIKEGKTLVVGAEEPAPKKACCSSS, from the exons ATGGCGAGAAGAGCGGAAGAGGAGTACGATTACTTGTTTAAAATTGTATTAATCGGCGATTCAGGAGTTGGCAAATCCAACTTGCTTTCTCGATTCACCAGAAATGAGTTCCTTTTAGAGTCCAAATCCACTATTGGCGTTGAATTCGCTACTCGTACTCTTCAG GTTGAGGGAAGGACCGTCAAGGCTCAGATCTGGGACACAGCTGGACAGGAAAGATACAGAGCCATTACAAGTGCTTACTATAGGGGTGCTCTTGGGGCTCTTCTGGTATATGATGTGACAAAACCAACTACCTTCGAGAATGTTAGTCGGTGGTTGAAGGAACTGAGGGATCATGCAGATTCGAACATTGTGATTATGCTCATTGGAAACAAGACGGATCTGAAGCATCTTCGAGCTGTTGATACAGAGGATGCTCAAAGCTTTGCTGAAAAAGAAGGCCTTTCTTTCATTGAAACATCTGCATTGGAGGCAACAAATGTAGAGAAGGCTTTCCAGACGATTCTTTCAGAAATCTATCGGATAATCAGTAAGAAGCCACTTTCTTCCGAGGAGCCAGCAACTGCTAACATCAAAGAAGGGAAGACTCTTGTTGTTGGGGCAGAGGAGCCTGCCCCCAAGAAGGCATGTTGCTCTTCATCTTGA